From a single Streptomyces liliifuscus genomic region:
- a CDS encoding nucleopolyhedrovirus P10 family protein, producing the protein MTADRWTQAVRNQLGLGRLLPLGGAHDGAWITEAAATAVLRRAARDVPGVRLTAVRLALTDPDNTPEPAVPPPPSALPPGPLRITADFAATPAEPLPATASRLRTALTSAATDRLGLKVTEVDLRVTGLLEEAAGTADEDECDGRSGDPDLRLDADESRVATAVRSVPGVTRLAAVHIAPRPGTASLPRRHVRVDFETGASTRTLDVATAVRKRATEALPDHPSVAALVTAVTPGS; encoded by the coding sequence ATGACGGCGGACCGATGGACCCAGGCGGTCAGAAATCAGCTCGGCCTCGGCAGACTGCTGCCCCTCGGGGGCGCGCACGACGGCGCATGGATCACCGAGGCGGCGGCCACCGCGGTACTGCGCCGCGCGGCCCGCGACGTGCCGGGCGTACGCCTCACGGCCGTACGCCTCGCCCTCACCGACCCGGACAACACCCCGGAGCCGGCCGTCCCGCCCCCGCCGAGCGCGCTGCCTCCGGGCCCCCTGCGCATCACGGCGGATTTCGCGGCCACACCGGCCGAACCTCTCCCGGCAACCGCCTCCCGCCTGCGGACGGCTCTCACCTCAGCGGCGACGGACCGACTGGGCCTGAAAGTCACGGAGGTGGACCTGCGGGTGACGGGCCTGCTGGAGGAGGCTGCGGGCACGGCGGACGAGGACGAGTGCGACGGACGCTCCGGGGACCCCGACCTCCGGCTGGACGCCGACGAATCCCGCGTGGCCACCGCCGTACGATCCGTCCCCGGTGTCACCCGCCTGGCCGCGGTCCACATCGCGCCCCGCCCCGGCACCGCGTCCCTCCCCCGTCGCCATGTCCGCGTGGATTTCGAGACGGGGGCGTCCACACGCACGCTGGACGTGGCAACAGCAGTCCGCAAAAGGGCCACCGAGGCACTACCGGATCACCCATCGGTGGCGGCCTTGGTAACAGCGGTAACCCCGGGTTCCTAG
- a CDS encoding Asp23/Gls24 family envelope stress response protein — MSDTTQRKRPETPEVEQPDQQLRKTGVTKRGGGDPAGRGRTTIADGVVEKIAGLAARDVLGVHAMGSGISRTFGAVRDRVPGGGSKSATRGVKAEVGEVQTALDLEIVVDYGVSIADVARDVRENVIAAVERMTGLEVVEVNIAVSDVKLPEEEDEEPESRLQ, encoded by the coding sequence ATGAGCGACACGACTCAGCGGAAACGGCCGGAGACCCCCGAGGTCGAGCAGCCGGACCAGCAGCTCAGGAAGACCGGCGTGACCAAGCGCGGCGGTGGGGACCCGGCCGGCCGGGGGCGTACCACCATCGCCGACGGCGTGGTCGAGAAGATCGCCGGGCTCGCCGCCCGCGACGTCCTCGGCGTGCACGCGATGGGCAGCGGTATCTCGCGGACCTTCGGCGCGGTGCGCGACCGGGTCCCCGGCGGCGGTTCGAAGTCCGCCACACGCGGCGTGAAAGCCGAGGTCGGCGAGGTGCAGACCGCGCTCGACCTGGAGATCGTCGTCGACTACGGCGTGTCCATCGCGGACGTCGCCCGTGACGTACGGGAGAACGTCATCGCGGCCGTCGAGCGTATGACGGGCCTTGAGGTCGTCGAGGTCAACATCGCGGTCAGTGACGTGAAACTGCCGGAGGAAGAGGACGAGGAACCGGAGAGCAGGCTCCAGTGA
- a CDS encoding Asp23/Gls24 family envelope stress response protein encodes MSGESTAAGEAGEPAGSRAVVRPGSPGRTVAAADRGALRIADRVVAKIAARAAREALDVLPPDAVPPHATVIVHHEVARVRVSLELDYPSDIGGQCAAVRHQVVQRVEALAGMEVPEVAVQVERLHSAQTRGAAQGRTQ; translated from the coding sequence GTGTCCGGTGAGTCCACCGCGGCCGGGGAGGCCGGTGAGCCCGCCGGATCCCGTGCGGTCGTCCGGCCCGGCAGTCCCGGCCGGACCGTCGCGGCGGCCGACCGGGGCGCGCTCCGGATCGCCGACCGGGTCGTCGCGAAGATCGCCGCACGCGCGGCGCGCGAGGCTCTCGACGTGCTGCCGCCCGACGCCGTTCCCCCGCACGCCACCGTGATCGTCCACCACGAGGTCGCCCGTGTCCGGGTCAGCCTCGAACTCGACTACCCCTCCGACATCGGTGGCCAGTGCGCTGCCGTGCGTCACCAAGTCGTTCAGCGGGTAGAGGCGTTGGCGGGGATGGAAGTGCCCGAGGTCGCCGTCCAGGTGGAGCGGCTGCACTCGGCGCAGACGCGCGGCGCGGCACAGGGGAGGACGCAATGA
- a CDS encoding DUF6286 domain-containing protein: protein MSESHGSESTQHLPVIEKAAESELGQSASAADYKPLPVLEEADDAEGRFWSARRVPAGILALLIVAGAGLLLYDVAAVRADRPAMHWRRSLANELAERPLDDTWVLVGAGVATALGVWLLVLAATPGLRDVLPMRRAHTEVRAGLHRGAAAMVLRDRAMEVSGVRSVRVRVGRRKVDVRAVSHFRELDDVRADLDATLADGIRGLGLARRPALSVHVARPGRKG, encoded by the coding sequence ATGAGCGAGTCCCACGGCTCCGAGAGCACCCAGCACCTGCCCGTCATCGAGAAGGCGGCCGAGAGCGAACTGGGCCAGTCCGCCTCCGCGGCGGACTACAAACCCCTGCCCGTCCTCGAAGAGGCCGACGACGCGGAAGGCCGCTTCTGGTCGGCCCGCCGCGTCCCCGCGGGCATCCTCGCGCTGCTGATCGTGGCCGGTGCGGGACTCCTGCTGTACGACGTCGCCGCGGTCCGCGCCGACCGGCCCGCCATGCACTGGCGCAGGTCCCTGGCCAACGAGCTCGCCGAGCGGCCCCTCGACGACACCTGGGTGCTCGTCGGCGCGGGGGTCGCGACGGCCCTCGGCGTCTGGCTGCTCGTGCTCGCCGCGACACCTGGCCTGCGGGACGTCCTGCCGATGCGCCGCGCCCACACCGAGGTACGGGCCGGCCTGCACCGGGGCGCCGCCGCCATGGTGCTGCGCGACCGGGCCATGGAGGTGTCCGGCGTGCGGTCGGTGCGGGTCCGGGTGGGGCGCAGGAAGGTCGACGTCCGCGCGGTGTCGCACTTCCGTGAACTCGACGACGTACGCGCCGATCTGGACGCCACGCTCGCCGACGGCATCAGGGGACTCGGGCTCGCCCGGCGCCCCGCGCTGTCGGTGCATGTCGCGCGGCCGGGCCGGAAGGGATGA
- the amaP gene encoding alkaline shock response membrane anchor protein AmaP produces the protein MLRIVNRVLLGLAGLLLVVFGGSALAVGLGADPPSWWIHDGRHDVLLSDADRARWRDDGWWWPTVIAVLAVTVLLALWWLTAVLRRRRLAEVLVDTGDGEGALLRGRALEGVLAGEAGALDGVERAHVSLTGRRTVPEARVQLLLEPHADPGDALHRLTTEALAHARDSAGLASLPADVRLRGVKHGAERVN, from the coding sequence ATGCTGAGGATCGTGAACCGGGTGCTGCTGGGCCTCGCGGGCCTGCTCCTCGTGGTGTTCGGCGGCTCCGCGCTCGCCGTCGGCCTCGGCGCGGACCCGCCCTCGTGGTGGATCCACGACGGACGGCACGACGTGCTGCTGAGCGACGCGGACCGGGCGAGGTGGCGGGACGACGGCTGGTGGTGGCCCACCGTCATCGCCGTACTCGCCGTGACCGTGCTGCTCGCCCTGTGGTGGCTCACGGCCGTACTGCGGCGGCGCCGACTCGCCGAGGTGCTCGTCGACACCGGCGACGGCGAGGGCGCGCTGCTGAGGGGCCGGGCCCTGGAGGGCGTACTGGCCGGTGAGGCGGGCGCGTTGGACGGGGTCGAGCGGGCCCACGTGTCACTCACCGGACGCCGCACGGTCCCCGAGGCACGCGTCCAACTCCTCCTGGAGCCCCACGCCGACCCCGGCGACGCCCTCCACCGCCTGACCACGGAGGCCCTGGCCCACGCAAGAGACTCGGCAGGCCTGGCCTCACTCCCGGCAGACGTACGCCTACGGGGGGTCAAGCACGGCGCGGAGAGGGTCAACTAA
- a CDS encoding SDR family oxidoreductase, whose protein sequence is MDLGLKDRVYVVTGATRGLGHASARELVADGAKVIITGRDEKTAAEAATALGPNAHGVAVNNSDPTAPERLIAAARERFGGFDGILVSVGGPPPGFVADNTDEQWQSAFESVFLGAVRLARAAAAELGEGGVIGFVLSASVHEPLPGLTISNGLRPGLAGFAKSLSDELGPRGIRVVGVLPARIDTDRVRELDGYAPDPEAARAANEARIPLRRYGTPEEFGRTAAFLLSPAASYLTGIMVPVDGGARHGF, encoded by the coding sequence ATGGATCTTGGACTGAAGGACCGCGTCTACGTCGTCACCGGAGCAACGCGCGGCCTGGGCCACGCCTCCGCGCGTGAGCTCGTCGCCGACGGCGCGAAGGTGATCATCACGGGGCGCGACGAGAAGACGGCGGCCGAGGCCGCGACGGCCCTCGGCCCGAACGCGCACGGCGTGGCCGTGAACAACTCCGACCCGACGGCTCCGGAGCGCCTGATCGCGGCCGCGCGCGAGCGCTTCGGCGGTTTCGACGGCATCCTGGTCAGCGTCGGGGGCCCGCCGCCCGGGTTCGTCGCCGACAACACCGACGAGCAGTGGCAGTCGGCGTTCGAGTCCGTCTTCCTGGGCGCGGTCCGGCTGGCCCGCGCGGCCGCCGCGGAGCTCGGCGAGGGCGGGGTCATCGGCTTCGTGCTCTCCGCCTCGGTGCACGAGCCGCTCCCGGGGCTGACCATCTCCAACGGTCTGCGTCCCGGTCTCGCGGGGTTCGCCAAGTCGCTCTCCGACGAGCTCGGGCCGCGGGGGATCCGGGTGGTGGGGGTGCTGCCTGCCCGGATCGACACGGATCGTGTGCGCGAGCTGGATGGGTACGCGCCGGATCCGGAGGCCGCGCGGGCCGCCAATGAGGCGCGGATTCCGCTCCGTCGGTACGGGACGCCGGAAGAGTTTGGCCGTACGGCCGCGTTTCTGTTGTCTCCGGCTGCGTCTTATCTGACGGGGATCATGGTGCCTGTTGATGGTGGGGCTCGGCACGGGTTCTGA
- a CDS encoding glycoside hydrolase family 15 protein, producing MHPSIEDYALIGDHQTAALVGRDGSIDWLCLPRFDSAACFAKLLGDEENGHWRIAPKGADACTRRAYRTDSLVLDTEWETEDGTVRVTDLMPQRDRAPDVVRIVEGVKGRVTVRSTLRLRFDHGSIVPWMRKSDGHRVAVAGPDSVWLRTEPEVRTWGKDFGTHSEFEVAEGEKVAFVLTWHPSHEPRPDRVDPYEALAASLSDWRAWVARCRYDGPHRDAVVRSLITLKALTYAPSGGIVAAPTTSLPEEIGGVRNWDYRYCWLRDSTLTLGALLACGYQEEAAAWRDWLLRAVAGDPAELQIMYGLAGERRIPEFELAWLPGFRGSAPVRIGNHAVRQSQLDVYGEVIDSLTLAQHAGLPAKPHVWRLRQALMDFLWSAWREPDEGLWEVRGPRRHFVHSKVMAWVAADRTVRTMEENPDLSGDVDRWRAMRDEVHREVCERGYDPERNTFTQSYGSRELDAALLLIPRLGFLPPDDPRVVGTVDAVRAELTRDGLVRRYDSDPTAIDGLPGNEGSFVVCSFWLADALHLTGRTKEALDLFERLVALRNDVGLLAEEYDPVAGHQLGNFPQAFSHIGLVGTALTLFDGEGHRGGYGGSDEEGAG from the coding sequence GTGCACCCATCCATCGAGGACTACGCCCTCATCGGCGACCACCAGACCGCCGCCCTTGTCGGACGGGACGGGTCGATCGACTGGCTCTGTCTCCCCCGGTTCGACTCGGCGGCCTGTTTCGCGAAACTGCTCGGGGACGAGGAGAACGGCCACTGGCGGATCGCGCCGAAGGGGGCGGACGCCTGCACCCGCCGCGCGTACCGGACCGACTCCCTCGTACTCGACACCGAGTGGGAGACGGAGGACGGCACGGTACGCGTCACCGACCTGATGCCACAGCGCGACCGCGCCCCCGACGTCGTACGGATCGTCGAAGGCGTCAAGGGCCGGGTCACCGTGCGCAGCACGCTGCGGCTGCGCTTCGACCACGGCTCGATCGTGCCGTGGATGCGCAAGTCCGACGGCCACCGGGTGGCCGTCGCGGGCCCGGACTCGGTGTGGCTGCGCACCGAGCCCGAGGTTCGCACCTGGGGCAAGGACTTCGGTACGCACTCGGAGTTCGAGGTCGCCGAGGGTGAGAAGGTCGCCTTCGTACTGACCTGGCACCCCTCGCACGAACCGCGCCCAGACCGCGTCGACCCGTACGAGGCGCTGGCCGCGAGCCTCTCCGACTGGCGGGCGTGGGTGGCCCGGTGCCGCTACGACGGACCGCACCGGGACGCCGTCGTCCGCTCCCTGATCACGCTCAAGGCGCTCACCTACGCGCCGAGCGGCGGCATCGTCGCGGCGCCCACGACATCGCTGCCCGAGGAGATCGGCGGCGTACGCAACTGGGACTACCGCTACTGCTGGCTGCGCGACTCCACGCTCACCCTGGGCGCGCTGCTCGCGTGCGGCTACCAGGAGGAGGCGGCGGCCTGGCGCGACTGGCTGCTGCGCGCCGTGGCGGGCGACCCCGCGGAACTGCAGATCATGTACGGCCTGGCGGGTGAGCGGCGGATCCCCGAGTTCGAGCTGGCGTGGCTGCCCGGTTTCCGCGGTTCGGCGCCGGTCCGGATCGGCAATCACGCCGTACGGCAGTCGCAGCTCGACGTGTACGGCGAGGTGATCGACTCGCTCACTCTCGCGCAGCACGCGGGGCTGCCCGCCAAGCCGCACGTGTGGCGGCTCCGCCAGGCGCTGATGGACTTCCTGTGGTCGGCGTGGCGCGAGCCGGACGAGGGGCTGTGGGAGGTCCGGGGTCCGCGCCGCCACTTCGTGCACTCGAAGGTGATGGCCTGGGTGGCCGCCGACCGCACGGTCCGCACAATGGAGGAGAACCCGGACCTGAGCGGTGACGTGGACCGCTGGCGCGCGATGCGCGACGAGGTGCACCGCGAGGTGTGCGAGCGGGGCTACGACCCCGAGCGCAACACGTTCACGCAGTCGTACGGCTCCCGCGAACTGGACGCCGCGCTGTTGCTGATCCCCCGCCTCGGCTTCCTGCCGCCGGACGATCCTCGGGTGGTCGGCACGGTGGACGCGGTCCGGGCGGAGCTCACGCGCGACGGACTGGTGCGCCGGTACGACTCGGACCCCACGGCCATCGACGGGCTGCCGGGCAACGAGGGCTCGTTCGTCGTCTGCTCGTTCTGGCTCGCGGACGCGTTGCATCTGACGGGCCGTACGAAGGAGGCCCTCGACCTGTTCGAGCGGCTCGTCGCGCTCCGCAACGACGTGGGGCTGCTGGCCGAGGAGTACGACCCCGTGGCCGGCCACCAGCTCGGCAACTTCCCGCAGGCGTTCAGCCACATCGGTCTGGTGGGCACCGCCCTCACCCTGTTCGACGGCGAAGGGCACCGGGGCGGCTATGGAGGGTCGGACGAGGAGGGGGCAGGATAG
- a CDS encoding SURF1 family cytochrome oxidase biogenesis protein yields MYRFLLSRQWVILTLIMLALIPTMIELGFWQLHRHEHKVALNKVISDSLSAKPVPAESLTAPGKAIERDDLYRRVTAKGTFDTADEVVVRRRTNSDEEVGFHVLTPFVLDDGKVLMVNRGWIPADGAQTEFPKVPAPAKGETTVTGRLMADETTADSGIKDVRGLPDRMVMLINSEQQTKALGKQVLGGYVELTAPEPKGDTPELIPEPDHSGIGPHMAYAIQWWLFAAGVPVGWVVLVRRERRDLAEAAAAQTEPEAEPATV; encoded by the coding sequence GTGTACCGCTTCCTGTTGTCCCGGCAGTGGGTGATCCTCACCCTCATCATGCTCGCGCTCATCCCGACGATGATCGAGCTGGGCTTCTGGCAGCTGCACCGGCACGAGCACAAGGTCGCGCTGAACAAGGTGATCTCCGACTCGCTGTCCGCGAAGCCGGTCCCCGCCGAGTCGCTCACCGCGCCGGGCAAGGCGATCGAGCGCGACGACCTGTACCGCCGGGTGACCGCGAAGGGCACCTTCGACACCGCGGACGAGGTCGTCGTCCGCCGTCGCACCAACTCCGACGAAGAGGTCGGCTTCCACGTACTGACCCCGTTCGTCCTGGACGACGGCAAGGTCCTCATGGTGAACCGCGGCTGGATCCCCGCGGACGGGGCGCAGACCGAGTTTCCGAAGGTGCCCGCGCCCGCGAAGGGCGAGACCACCGTCACGGGCCGGCTGATGGCCGACGAGACGACCGCCGACAGCGGCATCAAGGACGTCCGCGGCCTCCCCGACCGCATGGTCATGCTGATCAACAGCGAGCAGCAGACGAAGGCACTCGGCAAGCAGGTCCTCGGCGGCTACGTCGAGCTGACCGCGCCGGAGCCGAAGGGCGACACCCCGGAACTGATCCCGGAGCCCGACCACAGCGGCATCGGCCCCCACATGGCGTACGCGATCCAGTGGTGGCTCTTCGCCGCGGGCGTCCCGGTCGGCTGGGTCGTCCTGGTCCGCCGAGAACGCCGAGACCTGGCAGAAGCGGCAGCCGCCCAGACCGAGCCAGAGGCCGAACCGGCCACGGTCTGA
- a CDS encoding DEDDh family exonuclease, with protein sequence MLEDHQTAPSTTPWPAAYPQGYAVVDVETTGLARDDRIVSAAVYRLDARGEVEDHWYTMVNPERDPGPVWIHGLTSDVLEGAPLFPEIAEEFASRLDGRVLVAHNAVFDWSMIAREYARAEREAPVRQRLCTIALSKELGLPLANHKLESLAAHFGVVQQRAHHALDDARVLAEAFRPSLRAAAREGVRLPLLECRPLTEWTDRAAPRIGRQSGGSSSGGYSSGGYPSGSWRPSRKRPACPYPNPGRYEPGKQLKQGMRIAFSGDTSVERDLLEDRAVEAGLHVATSLSRLTSLLVTNDPDSGTSKVVKARQFGTPVVDEAAFGQLLRDVEPASKA encoded by the coding sequence ATGCTCGAAGACCATCAGACCGCACCGTCCACCACCCCGTGGCCGGCCGCCTATCCGCAGGGGTACGCGGTCGTCGACGTGGAGACCACAGGACTGGCCCGCGACGACCGCATAGTGTCGGCCGCGGTCTACCGGCTGGACGCGCGCGGCGAGGTCGAGGACCACTGGTACACGATGGTCAACCCGGAGCGGGACCCGGGTCCTGTGTGGATCCACGGTCTGACGAGTGATGTGCTCGAAGGGGCGCCCCTGTTCCCGGAGATCGCCGAGGAGTTCGCCTCCCGGCTCGACGGCCGCGTCCTCGTCGCGCACAACGCGGTGTTCGACTGGTCGATGATCGCGCGGGAGTACGCGCGCGCGGAACGCGAGGCGCCGGTCCGTCAGCGGCTGTGCACCATCGCGCTGTCCAAGGAGCTGGGCCTGCCGCTGGCCAACCACAAGCTGGAGTCGCTCGCGGCGCACTTCGGCGTCGTACAGCAGCGCGCGCACCACGCGCTGGACGACGCGCGCGTGCTGGCCGAGGCGTTCCGGCCGAGCCTGCGGGCCGCCGCGCGCGAGGGCGTACGGCTGCCGCTGCTCGAATGCCGGCCGCTGACGGAGTGGACGGACCGGGCCGCCCCGCGGATCGGCCGGCAGTCCGGGGGCTCCTCCTCCGGCGGCTACTCGTCGGGGGGCTACCCGTCCGGGAGTTGGCGCCCCTCGCGCAAGCGGCCCGCGTGCCCCTATCCCAACCCGGGGCGGTACGAACCGGGCAAGCAGCTCAAGCAGGGCATGCGCATCGCGTTCTCCGGGGACACCTCGGTCGAGCGCGACCTCCTGGAGGACCGCGCGGTCGAGGCCGGGCTGCATGTGGCGACGAGCCTGTCCCGGCTCACCAGCCTCCTCGTGACGAACGACCCGGACTCCGGTACGTCCAAGGTGGTCAAGGCCCGCCAGTTCGGCACTCCGGTCGTCGACGAGGCGGCGTTCGGCCAGCTGCTGCGGGACGTGGAGCCGGCGTCGAAGGCGTGA
- a CDS encoding TetR/AcrR family transcriptional regulator, with the protein MARPALTREEVLAAAADLVRQHGPQALTMRRLAAELGTAVTSIYWHVGNRESLLDALVERTVAELGEIRPVGRTPAGRIVSVARALRRRLRDHPHLVAMVHERGLTERMFLPAQQALVHEVHAAGLRGTRAADVVRAVQFQVVGHVLVERNRERAPAQHPGEEELWGARTAEEDPALARTLARAIDTEKLFTLSVKALVAGLLAGARDGESDSGSGPGPDSGDRTVSRAPYPQ; encoded by the coding sequence ATGGCGAGACCGGCACTGACCCGCGAGGAGGTCCTGGCCGCCGCCGCGGACCTGGTGAGGCAGCACGGTCCCCAGGCGCTGACGATGCGCAGGCTCGCCGCCGAGCTGGGCACGGCGGTGACCTCGATCTACTGGCACGTCGGCAACCGCGAGTCGCTGCTCGACGCGCTCGTCGAACGCACCGTCGCCGAGCTCGGCGAGATCCGGCCCGTCGGGCGCACCCCGGCGGGGCGCATCGTGTCCGTGGCGCGCGCCCTGCGCCGACGGCTGCGCGACCATCCGCACCTCGTCGCGATGGTGCACGAACGCGGCCTGACGGAACGGATGTTCCTGCCCGCGCAGCAGGCCCTGGTGCACGAGGTGCACGCGGCTGGACTGCGTGGGACACGGGCCGCCGATGTCGTACGGGCCGTGCAGTTCCAGGTCGTCGGGCACGTCCTGGTCGAGCGCAACCGTGAGCGCGCCCCGGCGCAGCACCCCGGCGAGGAGGAGCTGTGGGGGGCGCGTACGGCGGAGGAGGACCCGGCGCTCGCCCGCACCCTCGCGCGGGCCATCGACACCGAGAAGCTGTTCACCCTCTCCGTGAAGGCGCTGGTGGCCGGGCTGTTGGCGGGGGCTCGTGACGGGGAGTCGGACTCCGGATCCGGCCCGGGCCCGGACTCCGGGGACAGGACTGTCAGTCGCGCCCCTTATCCTCAGTGA
- a CDS encoding acetoacetate decarboxylase family protein, whose amino-acid sequence MARVRYGARTEAEIGAARTASSRLPDIWSTGVVAVWESDPDAVAAVLPPPLKPTGRPLVRVNISKVDLPGYPLGAGSFAVAAVHDGVEGWYPLVMPMTHERALIGGREVFGEPKKLGEVTVERDGLVVRAALARHGIEFVEVRGAVSGALPLPEPTQKTDFYFKFLPAVDGSGFDADPVLVHCVRNEKVRRLERITGDVVLRESMYDPVADLPVRELVEITLGEKTTDQRGRVVERVSGQALLPYIHQRYDDPQQILDGPPEGST is encoded by the coding sequence ATGGCACGCGTACGGTACGGCGCGCGGACCGAGGCGGAGATCGGCGCCGCGCGCACCGCGAGCTCCCGGCTCCCCGACATCTGGTCCACCGGTGTGGTGGCCGTCTGGGAGAGCGACCCCGACGCGGTCGCGGCGGTCCTGCCGCCACCGCTCAAACCCACCGGGCGGCCCCTGGTCCGGGTGAACATCAGCAAGGTCGACCTGCCCGGATACCCCCTGGGCGCGGGCTCGTTCGCGGTCGCCGCCGTGCACGACGGGGTCGAGGGCTGGTACCCGCTCGTCATGCCGATGACCCACGAGCGGGCCCTCATCGGCGGCCGCGAGGTCTTCGGGGAGCCCAAGAAGCTCGGCGAGGTGACGGTCGAGCGCGACGGTCTCGTCGTACGTGCGGCCCTCGCCCGGCACGGCATCGAGTTCGTGGAGGTACGCGGCGCGGTCAGCGGGGCGCTGCCCCTGCCGGAGCCGACACAGAAGACCGACTTCTACTTCAAGTTCCTTCCGGCGGTGGACGGTTCGGGCTTCGACGCCGACCCCGTACTCGTGCACTGCGTGCGCAACGAGAAGGTGCGCAGGCTGGAGCGGATCACCGGTGACGTCGTCCTCCGGGAGTCCATGTACGACCCGGTCGCCGACCTCCCCGTACGCGAACTCGTCGAGATCACCCTCGGCGAGAAGACGACCGACCAGAGGGGCAGAGTCGTCGAACGGGTCAGCGGGCAGGCCCTGTTGCCGTACATCCACCAGCGCTACGACGACCCGCAGCAGATTCTCGACGGGCCGCCCGAGGGGAGCACCTGA
- a CDS encoding SDR family NAD(P)-dependent oxidoreductase: MELRAGQVAVVTGAASGIGLAMARRFAAEGLKVVLADVEEGALEKAAAGLREDGAVVHARVVDVGEREEVVALAEETYERFGAVHVLCNNAGVGSGAEGRMWEHDPNDWKWAFAVNVWGVFHGVQAFVPRMLAGGEPGHVVNTSSGDGGIAPLPTASVYAVTKAAVVTMTESLYAHLRAEHARVGASVLFPGPHMLRTGLWESHRNRPDRYAKQKPRQTPYRSLDQWEAAMKEAGKDVRFTPVEEVADFVADGIRADRFWLLPDSEHSDAQIRARSRSMLDRADPAYLENFILD, translated from the coding sequence ATGGAACTGAGGGCGGGACAGGTCGCCGTCGTCACCGGAGCCGCGAGCGGCATCGGGCTGGCCATGGCACGGCGGTTCGCGGCCGAGGGGCTGAAGGTCGTCCTCGCCGACGTCGAGGAGGGCGCCCTGGAGAAGGCCGCCGCCGGGCTGCGCGAGGACGGGGCCGTGGTGCACGCGCGCGTGGTCGACGTCGGCGAGCGCGAGGAGGTCGTCGCGCTCGCCGAGGAGACGTACGAGAGGTTCGGTGCCGTGCACGTCCTGTGCAACAACGCCGGAGTCGGCTCGGGCGCCGAGGGCCGTATGTGGGAGCACGACCCGAACGACTGGAAGTGGGCGTTCGCGGTCAACGTCTGGGGCGTCTTCCACGGCGTCCAGGCCTTCGTGCCGCGGATGCTGGCGGGCGGGGAGCCGGGCCATGTGGTCAACACCTCGTCCGGCGACGGCGGCATCGCGCCCCTGCCCACCGCCTCCGTGTACGCCGTCACCAAGGCGGCCGTCGTGACGATGACCGAGTCCCTGTACGCGCACCTGAGGGCCGAGCACGCGCGCGTGGGGGCCTCCGTGCTCTTCCCGGGGCCCCACATGCTCCGTACCGGGCTGTGGGAGTCGCATCGCAACCGGCCCGACCGGTACGCGAAGCAGAAGCCCCGCCAGACCCCGTACCGCAGCCTCGACCAGTGGGAGGCCGCGATGAAGGAGGCGGGGAAGGACGTGCGGTTCACGCCGGTCGAGGAGGTCGCCGACTTCGTGGCGGACGGCATCCGGGCGGACCGCTTCTGGCTGCTGCCCGACAGCGAGCACAGCGACGCGCAGATCCGGGCGCGCTCGCGGTCGATGCTCGACCGCGCCGATCCGGCGTACCTGGAGAACTTCATTCTCGACTGA